A section of the Cydia splendana chromosome 1, ilCydSple1.2, whole genome shotgun sequence genome encodes:
- the LOC134801188 gene encoding androgen-dependent TFPI-regulating protein-like isoform X2, translating into MDTNKFRLISLVYTPICIYCDWRELHGTSGVKHVTNLNKFRFVCFSSILFPATCFSDILFWRLWTKNRELVAPSAVDVLVPLWLQHCLHTITLVIILLDLVLVPKRRPKNLKFGVYVLTTFLAAYAVTCGRSIVNNEHIYPLLRLFSGYNFIPLVIFVSVEHFFYFTIQWLILDLIWGRTTQTHALISLLRFPSRQLELNETRKDKMELPNTGSQIKNSNKIKTS; encoded by the exons TTAATATCGTTAGTGTACACGCCAATCTGCATCTACTGCGACTGGCGCGAGCTCCACGGCACCAGCGGCGTGAAGCACGTCACCAATCTTAACAAATTCAGATTCGTATGTTTCTCCAGCATCCTGTTCCCAGCTACTTGT TTCTCAGATATCCTGTTCTGGAGGCTGTGGACGAAGAACCGCGAGCTGGTGGCGCCATCTGCAGTGGACGTCCTGGTGCCTCTGTGGCTGCAGCACTGTCTCCACACCATCACGCTGGTCATCATCCTGTTAGACCTCGTGCTGGTGCCGAAGAGAAGACCTAAAAACCTAAAATTTGGGGTCTATGTGTTGACAACGTTTCTAGCTGCCTACGCTGTCAC ATGCGGTCGCAGTATAGTAAACAACGAGCACATTTACCCACTGCTGAGGCTGTTCAGTGGATACAATTTTATCCCGTTAGTAATATTTGTGAGCGTAGAACACTTTTTCTACTTCACAATACAGTGGCTGATACTCGATTTAATATGGGGTCGAACGACGCAAACTCATGCTTTGATATCTTTACTAAGATTTCCAAGTCGCCAATTAGAATTAAACGAAACTAGAAAAGATAAAATGGAATTACCTAATACTGGAAGCCAAATTAAAAAcagcaacaaaataaaaacttcctAA
- the LOC134801188 gene encoding androgen-dependent TFPI-regulating protein-like isoform X1, whose product MSKILNEYLSDSIWTSEKYLLKMRLWFYSLTYCFMVVTGLILLRIDFTVAEDPAVRLYHHNRWLLITSWFNLISLVYTPICIYCDWRELHGTSGVKHVTNLNKFRFVCFSSILFPATCFSDILFWRLWTKNRELVAPSAVDVLVPLWLQHCLHTITLVIILLDLVLVPKRRPKNLKFGVYVLTTFLAAYAVTCGRSIVNNEHIYPLLRLFSGYNFIPLVIFVSVEHFFYFTIQWLILDLIWGRTTQTHALISLLRFPSRQLELNETRKDKMELPNTGSQIKNSNKIKTS is encoded by the exons ATgtcaaaaatactaaatgaataTTTAAGTGACAGTATTTGGACgagtgaaaaatatttattgaaaatgAGACTATGGTTTTACAGTTTAACATATTGTTTCATGGTCGTCACTGGGTTAATACTACTACGAATAGACTTTACTGTTGCCGAGGATCCTGCAGTAAGACTGTATCATCACAACCGCTGGCTACTTATTACTTCATGGTTTAAT TTAATATCGTTAGTGTACACGCCAATCTGCATCTACTGCGACTGGCGCGAGCTCCACGGCACCAGCGGCGTGAAGCACGTCACCAATCTTAACAAATTCAGATTCGTATGTTTCTCCAGCATCCTGTTCCCAGCTACTTGT TTCTCAGATATCCTGTTCTGGAGGCTGTGGACGAAGAACCGCGAGCTGGTGGCGCCATCTGCAGTGGACGTCCTGGTGCCTCTGTGGCTGCAGCACTGTCTCCACACCATCACGCTGGTCATCATCCTGTTAGACCTCGTGCTGGTGCCGAAGAGAAGACCTAAAAACCTAAAATTTGGGGTCTATGTGTTGACAACGTTTCTAGCTGCCTACGCTGTCAC ATGCGGTCGCAGTATAGTAAACAACGAGCACATTTACCCACTGCTGAGGCTGTTCAGTGGATACAATTTTATCCCGTTAGTAATATTTGTGAGCGTAGAACACTTTTTCTACTTCACAATACAGTGGCTGATACTCGATTTAATATGGGGTCGAACGACGCAAACTCATGCTTTGATATCTTTACTAAGATTTCCAAGTCGCCAATTAGAATTAAACGAAACTAGAAAAGATAAAATGGAATTACCTAATACTGGAAGCCAAATTAAAAAcagcaacaaaataaaaacttcctAA